One region of Gossypium raimondii isolate GPD5lz chromosome 6, ASM2569854v1, whole genome shotgun sequence genomic DNA includes:
- the LOC105772039 gene encoding uncharacterized protein LOC105772039 produces MKDFFSKKKNLTNIETITLTEGCSAILTNKLPLKLKDPGSFIIPCSINNHYFGKALCDLGASINLLPLSAFIKLRIGHMKPTAMTLQLANRSLAQSEGQIKDVLFHVDKFTFSANFIILDCEADKEVLIILGQLFLAIGRTLIDVYNGELTMRLNDEQVTFSVFESVHHKDKAESHIVDVLDDLIEEELENQSTVIAEEIAVTSEAASLDNCGSVVEASKVEIKHRWQIESLDLTNRTTLIFKPSIEKTPTLELKPLPPHLKYIFLGNHNTLPVIISATLDETQEKKLTHIIKQHK; encoded by the coding sequence atgaaagacttCTTCTCCAAGAAGAAAAATCTCACTAATATTGAAACTATTACACTCACAGAAGGCTGTAGTGCTATTTTGACAAACAAGTTGCCCCTTAAATTGAAAGATCCTGGAAGCTTTATCATTCCATGTTCGATTAACAACCATTATTTCGGCAAGGCTTTATGTGATTTGGGAGCTAGCATCAACCTCTTGCCATTATCTGCTTTCATAAAATTGAGAATCGGTCACATGAAACCTACTGCAATGACATTACAACTGGCAAATCGATCTTTAGCTCAATCTGAAGGGCAAATCAAAGATGTTTTATTTCATGTGGATAAGTTTACTTTTTCAGctaattttatcatacttgactgcgAGGCAGACAAGGAGGTTCTCATAATCTTGGGACAACTATTTTTAGCCATTGGTCGAACTCTCATTGATGTTTATAACGGGGAACTAACCATGCGACTTAACGATGAGCAAGTTACCTTCAGTGTTTTCGAGTCTGTTCATCACAAAGATAAAGCAGAAAGCCATATTGTCGATGTGCTAGATGATTTAATTGAGGAAGAATTAGAAAACCAAAGCACAGTCATTGCTGAAGAAATTGCAGTGACATCTGAGGCAGCTTCCTTAGACAATTGTGGTAGTGTGGTTGAAGCTAGTAAAGTTGAAATCAAGCATAGATGGCAAattgaatccttagacttaACCAACAGAACAACTCTaattttcaaaccatcaattgAAAAAACTCCTACtctggaattgaaaccactGCCTCCTCATCTCAAATACATTTTTTTGGGTAATCATAATACTCTTCCAGTTATTATCTCTGCAACACTAGATGAAAcacaagaaaagaaattgactcACATTATCAAGCAACACAAATAA